From the genome of Treponema peruense:
TTTGTAGAACCGCCCGCAGCCTGAGAAGCCAGCTGTGCAACAATGTTCATTTCGTCACCGCTTTCCCTTTCGTAAGAAGACTTGTGCGTCACACTTTTGTTCATCTTGCAAGCTCCACAATAGCCGTGCGGAACAGAATTTCTTCCTTCTGGGCATCTGTCTTTCCTTCAAAAGAACCGTCTTTGGTCATGCGCGAAACTATTTCAGAAACAGTTTTTTCTGCACTCTTGCGCTCGTATCCCATTTCAGAAAGTGCACTTACCAAATCAGCATAAGGGGAATCAGACTTTGCAGCAGAAGAAGAGTCTATTTCAGAAAGAGTAAGTTTTCCCTTAAGCTGAAGCAGCATCTTTGCCGCAGTCTTTTTACCCACACCGGGAACTTTCTGCAACGCTTCCAGATCCCCGCTTTCAAGAATGCGTGCCAAATCAGAAGCACATATACTTCCCATAATCTTTATTGCGCCCTTCGGACCAATACCGTCAACCTTAAGCAGATCAAAAAAAAGTGAACGGTCAGAATCAGAAGCAAAACCAAAAAGATTCATCAGAGCGTCAGTATGCTGAAGCCAGGTAAAAACACGGCACGGCTGCCCAACCTGTGCAAAAGCCGCAGAAGAACTGTCAGGAACCGTAATGTCCCATTCTATTCCGTGAGTATCAATAAAAATTTTCTGAGGAAGTTTGCCGGTTACAGTACCGGTAAGGCTGTTAAACATTATTCCATTATATCACATTTAAACATGTAAAAACAAGACAGCCCCCAAAACGTATCAAAAAGAGTACAACAAAAAAAGCACAAAACGTTTCAAAGGGCCGCTTGCTTCGGGAACATCACAAAGCTTAACTTGCCGGATGTTCACCTTTTTTAAACATTGAACATATTCAGATGCTCACTAATCACGCGGATAGCATCATCCATTTCGTCAGAAAGAACAGAAAGCGCCTTTTGGGTATCATTCATTCTGCGTCCGTCAGCCTTCATTTTGTCCATTCCGTCCTGCATTCTGCACGAAGTATCCTGAAGATTGTGAATCTCGTCAAGAATAGATTTGTTTCCAGCTTCCATCTCAGAAGAAGCGGTTTTGACTTCAACAGAAGAATCACGCAGCGTATCAAGAGCACCGTTAATCTGCTTTGAACCTACTTCCTGTTCTGCCATGGCATTTTCTATCTGCTGAACCAGTGTATTTGTATCTTTAATCTTGTCCGAAACATTCCGCAAAGTCTGTGCAGAA
Proteins encoded in this window:
- the ruvA gene encoding Holliday junction branch migration protein RuvA, with amino-acid sequence MFNSLTGTVTGKLPQKIFIDTHGIEWDITVPDSSSAAFAQVGQPCRVFTWLQHTDALMNLFGFASDSDRSLFFDLLKVDGIGPKGAIKIMGSICASDLARILESGDLEALQKVPGVGKKTAAKMLLQLKGKLTLSEIDSSSAAKSDSPYADLVSALSEMGYERKSAEKTVSEIVSRMTKDGSFEGKTDAQKEEILFRTAIVELAR